From one Anopheles cruzii chromosome 3, idAnoCruzAS_RS32_06, whole genome shotgun sequence genomic stretch:
- the LOC128274579 gene encoding vitelline membrane protein 15a-1-like — translation MNGFFAITLLAVVGVAIAAPYGGHHGHVVPGPAVEYSFKAVAPAPKCTHNLLVGCNPHHAPVPCKGVEHGYGHHAPAPAYHAPAPAYHAPAAHHGGEYRAKKHHGKKHHGKKHFKSADNVGASADSEMMFDA, via the coding sequence ATGAACGGATTCTTCGCGATTAccctgctggcggtggtcggtgtggCCATTGCGGCCCCTTACGGTGGACACCATGGCCACGTggtgcccggtccggccgtCGAGTACAGCTTCAAGGCGGTGGCCCCCGCTCCCAAGTGCACCCACAACCTGCTGGTCGGCTGTAACCCGCATCACGCTCCGGTACCGTGCAAGGGAGTGGAACACGGCTACGGTCACCACGCGCCAGCCCCGGCCTACCacgcaccggccccggcctaCCACGCCCCGGCGGCTCACCATGGGGGCGAGTACCGCGCCAAGAAGCACCACGGTAAGAAGCACCACGGCAAGAAGCACTTCAAGAGCGCCGACAACGTTGGCGCCTCGGCCGACAGCGAGATGATGTTTGACGCGTAA